A single region of the Malus sylvestris chromosome 8, drMalSylv7.2, whole genome shotgun sequence genome encodes:
- the LOC126631187 gene encoding uncharacterized protein LOC126631187 isoform X2 — MKKRNRESASPARSLPNAKKVNHTMSGIKSPKGDGVNKSKPYLKQGGSEITKDEEEVVETLYALAGLFPRNDANDNSKVDCESLDANPSALPESKESLTPAFEVGNDKSGSDSLLRATKAAGPSNVERLAKENDQVDCLNKPSTQPEPESPNSRKSSINSDNSVPQNLNVSSLSLKVEGCNERPATSNAVNFCISDISLDSRLKQPVQELSSIPERKPVIALELSTTVGGQVVPHDTEETKKNGPVLWPGLSSSLSHGARNDSPSSSSQSPAAKIPHWLDAALSTSRALVQNGSSFGKVTTVLNGRRSCKKCAAHVYISHLIQALQNSECKNKIQLQPNQRRPHEGSKQVSFLGVNINAKSNNGLNGIVSTSSIGISISEKNSTVAKNGTLQQTRLHQDQPQFAMGSWAYTSPKQSIDFLSLSAGGGGSESNNGFSRSRNGMEPSSQSQATYIHPLMQRHTLIPFSLTPSQYSSSAHPNNPSLSQQGQMQVSPYHGNPFCGPQASPTASTKQQPQQQHLQLQQHQQRLWAAHLAAQYRPVGTSAPTVHVPGWQNGRQDMMLIPCSQGLMSPSPSTLELVGPKYAPLSQQQLMAVTSSFPPGRVKRQEHHLPSVYEESGGGFRAGSAMPLQLLCSEYL; from the exons ATGAAGAAACGCAATCGTGAATCTGCATCTCCGGCCCGGTCTTTACCAAATGCAAAGAAGGTGAACCATACAATGAGTGGAATCAAATCTCCGAAAGGGGATggtgtaaataagtccaaaccATACTTG AAACAAGGAGGCTCAGAAATCACCAAAGATGAGGAAGAAGTTGTGGAGACGTTGTATGCTTTGGCCGGACTGTTTCCCAGAAACGACGCAAATGATAATAGTAAAGTAGACTGTGAATCGTTAGATGCCAATCCTTCGGCTTTGCCAGAGTCAAAGGAGAGTTTGACACCTGCATTTGAAG TTGGAAATGATAAATCGGGTTCAGACTCCCTCTTGAGAGCTACCAAGGCCGCCGGTCCATCAAATGTAGAAAGAttagcaaaagaaaatgatCAAGTTGATTGTTTGAACAAACCCAGTACTCAACCAGAGCCTGAATCACCTAACAGCAGGAAATCAAGTATAAATTCAGATAATTCAGTTCCTCAAAATCTGAATGTTTCGTCGTTGTCACTGAAAGTTGAGGGGTGCAATGAAAGGCCTGCTACAAGCAATGCTGTCAACTTTTGCATATCTGATATAAGTCTGGATAGTCG GTTAAAGCAGCCTGTGCAAGAGTTGTCCTCAATTCCTGAGAGAAAACCAGTAATAGCACTGGAGCTG AGCACAACTGTTGGGGGTCAAGTTGTACCGCACGATACGgaggaaaccaagaaaaatg GTCCAGTATTGTGGCCTGGCTTGTCTTCAAGTCTCTCTCATGGTGCTAGGAATGATAGTCCATCATCATCGTCACA GTCTCCTGCTGCTAAAATTCCGCACTGGCTGGATGCTGCCTTGTCTACCTCGAGAGCTTTGGTCCAAAATGGTTCGTCTTTTGGAAAG GTGACTACTGTTCTCAATGGTAGAAGGTCGTGTAAGAAGTGCGCAGCTCATGTTTACATAAGTCACTTAATTCAGGCTTTACAAAACTCCGAGTGTAAAAATAAGATACAGCTACAGCCTAATCAAAGGAGACCACATGAAGGATCAAAACAAGTGTCTTTTCTGGGAGTTAATATCAATGCCAAATCGAACAATGGTTTAAACGGGATTGTTTCTACTAGTAGTATAGGTATTTCTATTTCTGAAAAAAATTCAACCGTAGCTAAGAACGGTACACTGCAGCAGACAAGACTCCATCAAGATCAGCCACAGTTTGCTATGGGATCTTGGGCATACACTTCACCAAAGCAG AGTATTGATTTCCTGTCATTGTCCGCTGGAGGTGGTGGCTCAGAAAGTAATAATGGTTTTAGCAGATCTAGAAACGGGATGGAGCCATCATCACAATCCCAAGCTACTTATATCCATCCTCTCATGCAACGTCACACACTCATTCCTTTCTCTTTGACCCCGTCTCAGTACAGCTCCTCCGCTCACCCTAACAATCCTTCACTGTCGCAGCAG GGCCAGATGCAGGTATCTCCATATCATGGCAACCCATTTTGTGGTCCTCAAGCAAGCCCCACAGCCTCGACAAAGCAGCAACCTCAACAGCAACATCTACAGCTCCAACAGCATCAGCAGAGGCTTTGGGCCGCTCACTTAGCCGCTCAGTACAGGCCGGTGGGAACTTCAGCGCCCACAGTTCATGTTCCCGGTTGGCAAAATGGAAGGCAGGATATGATGCTGATTCCATGCAGCCAAGGTCTAATGTCTCCATCCCCTTCAACACTTGAACTTGTTGGTCCCAAGTACGCACCACTGTCTCAACAACAGCTAATGGCTGTCACTTCATCTTTTCCTCCCGGCAGGGTAAAAAGACAGGAACACCACCTACCTTCTGTGTACGAGGAATCTGGAGGTGGATTTCGTGCTGGAAGTGCAATGCCACTGCAGTTGCTCTGCAGCGAGTACCTCTAG
- the LOC126631187 gene encoding uncharacterized protein LOC126631187 isoform X1: protein MKKRNRESASPARSLPNAKKVNHTMSGIKSPKGDGVNKSKPYLKQGGSEITKDEEEVVETLYALAGLFPRNDANDNSKVDCESLDANPSALPESKESLTPAFEVGNDKSGSDSLLRATKAAGPSNVERLAKENDQVDCLNKPSTQPEPESPNSRKSSINSDNSVPQNLNVSSLSLKVEGCNERPATSNAVNFCISDISLDSRRLKQPVQELSSIPERKPVIALELSTTVGGQVVPHDTEETKKNGPVLWPGLSSSLSHGARNDSPSSSSQSPAAKIPHWLDAALSTSRALVQNGSSFGKVTTVLNGRRSCKKCAAHVYISHLIQALQNSECKNKIQLQPNQRRPHEGSKQVSFLGVNINAKSNNGLNGIVSTSSIGISISEKNSTVAKNGTLQQTRLHQDQPQFAMGSWAYTSPKQSIDFLSLSAGGGGSESNNGFSRSRNGMEPSSQSQATYIHPLMQRHTLIPFSLTPSQYSSSAHPNNPSLSQQGQMQVSPYHGNPFCGPQASPTASTKQQPQQQHLQLQQHQQRLWAAHLAAQYRPVGTSAPTVHVPGWQNGRQDMMLIPCSQGLMSPSPSTLELVGPKYAPLSQQQLMAVTSSFPPGRVKRQEHHLPSVYEESGGGFRAGSAMPLQLLCSEYL from the exons ATGAAGAAACGCAATCGTGAATCTGCATCTCCGGCCCGGTCTTTACCAAATGCAAAGAAGGTGAACCATACAATGAGTGGAATCAAATCTCCGAAAGGGGATggtgtaaataagtccaaaccATACTTG AAACAAGGAGGCTCAGAAATCACCAAAGATGAGGAAGAAGTTGTGGAGACGTTGTATGCTTTGGCCGGACTGTTTCCCAGAAACGACGCAAATGATAATAGTAAAGTAGACTGTGAATCGTTAGATGCCAATCCTTCGGCTTTGCCAGAGTCAAAGGAGAGTTTGACACCTGCATTTGAAG TTGGAAATGATAAATCGGGTTCAGACTCCCTCTTGAGAGCTACCAAGGCCGCCGGTCCATCAAATGTAGAAAGAttagcaaaagaaaatgatCAAGTTGATTGTTTGAACAAACCCAGTACTCAACCAGAGCCTGAATCACCTAACAGCAGGAAATCAAGTATAAATTCAGATAATTCAGTTCCTCAAAATCTGAATGTTTCGTCGTTGTCACTGAAAGTTGAGGGGTGCAATGAAAGGCCTGCTACAAGCAATGCTGTCAACTTTTGCATATCTGATATAAGTCTGGATAGTCG CAGGTTAAAGCAGCCTGTGCAAGAGTTGTCCTCAATTCCTGAGAGAAAACCAGTAATAGCACTGGAGCTG AGCACAACTGTTGGGGGTCAAGTTGTACCGCACGATACGgaggaaaccaagaaaaatg GTCCAGTATTGTGGCCTGGCTTGTCTTCAAGTCTCTCTCATGGTGCTAGGAATGATAGTCCATCATCATCGTCACA GTCTCCTGCTGCTAAAATTCCGCACTGGCTGGATGCTGCCTTGTCTACCTCGAGAGCTTTGGTCCAAAATGGTTCGTCTTTTGGAAAG GTGACTACTGTTCTCAATGGTAGAAGGTCGTGTAAGAAGTGCGCAGCTCATGTTTACATAAGTCACTTAATTCAGGCTTTACAAAACTCCGAGTGTAAAAATAAGATACAGCTACAGCCTAATCAAAGGAGACCACATGAAGGATCAAAACAAGTGTCTTTTCTGGGAGTTAATATCAATGCCAAATCGAACAATGGTTTAAACGGGATTGTTTCTACTAGTAGTATAGGTATTTCTATTTCTGAAAAAAATTCAACCGTAGCTAAGAACGGTACACTGCAGCAGACAAGACTCCATCAAGATCAGCCACAGTTTGCTATGGGATCTTGGGCATACACTTCACCAAAGCAG AGTATTGATTTCCTGTCATTGTCCGCTGGAGGTGGTGGCTCAGAAAGTAATAATGGTTTTAGCAGATCTAGAAACGGGATGGAGCCATCATCACAATCCCAAGCTACTTATATCCATCCTCTCATGCAACGTCACACACTCATTCCTTTCTCTTTGACCCCGTCTCAGTACAGCTCCTCCGCTCACCCTAACAATCCTTCACTGTCGCAGCAG GGCCAGATGCAGGTATCTCCATATCATGGCAACCCATTTTGTGGTCCTCAAGCAAGCCCCACAGCCTCGACAAAGCAGCAACCTCAACAGCAACATCTACAGCTCCAACAGCATCAGCAGAGGCTTTGGGCCGCTCACTTAGCCGCTCAGTACAGGCCGGTGGGAACTTCAGCGCCCACAGTTCATGTTCCCGGTTGGCAAAATGGAAGGCAGGATATGATGCTGATTCCATGCAGCCAAGGTCTAATGTCTCCATCCCCTTCAACACTTGAACTTGTTGGTCCCAAGTACGCACCACTGTCTCAACAACAGCTAATGGCTGTCACTTCATCTTTTCCTCCCGGCAGGGTAAAAAGACAGGAACACCACCTACCTTCTGTGTACGAGGAATCTGGAGGTGGATTTCGTGCTGGAAGTGCAATGCCACTGCAGTTGCTCTGCAGCGAGTACCTCTAG
- the LOC126631190 gene encoding putative HVA22-like protein g, whose translation MIGSFLTRTLVMALGYAYPAYECYKTVEKNKPEIEQLRFWCQYWILVAVLTVCERVGDAFVSWVPMYSEAKLLFIIYLWFPKTKGTTYVYDSFFRPYLAKHENEIDRNLLELKTRAGDMAIVYWQRAASYGQTRIFDILQYVAAQSTPRPRPAQPQQGVRRPPPAARQPTTPPPNRQPAASTQSQPEEPPSPTSSTSSSKDQKEIVEALAPSPKPKPAPQTAGSITQKATATAAASESCSQTTPTEEAATTQTDAAPSSSAPEETNPPPKETVMEETIRATRGKLRKARSGGNR comes from the exons ATGATAGGATCCTTTCTTACCAGAACACTTGT GATGGCTCTTGGCTATGCTTATCCAGCTTATGAGTGCTACAAAACTGTTGAAAAGAATAAGCCGGAGATTGAGCAGCTTCGCTTTTGGTGCCAGTATTG GATTTTGGTGGCTGTTTTGACTGTATGTGAGAGAGTTGGTGATGCTTTTGTTTCCTG GGTTCCCATGTATAGCGAAGCTAAGTTGCTCTTCATTATATATCTGTGGTTTCCGAAAACAAAG GGAACGACCTATGTGTATGATTCCTTCTTTAGACCATATCTTGCGAAGcatgaaaatgaaattgataGGAACTTGTTGGAACTAAAAACTAGAGCTGGTGACATGGCCATTGTGTATTGGCAAAGAGCTGCAAGCTATGGTCAGACGAGAATATTTGATATCTTGCAGTATGTTGCTGCACAATCGACACCAAGGCCTCGCCCTGCTCAG CCACAACAAGGTGTTAGGCGCCCACCCCCTGCTGCTCGCCAACCCACCACACCACCTCCAAATCGCCAGCCTGCTGCAAGTACGCAATCACAACCAGAGGAACCGCCGTCTCCCACTTCCAGTACTTCTTCAAGCAAGGACCAAAAGGAGATAGTGGAAGCCTTAGCACCATCACCAAAGCCTAAACCTGCCCCTCAAACGgcaggttcaattactcaaaaAGCCACAGCAACAGCAGCTGCATCTGAATCATGTAGCCAAACCACCCCAACTGAAGAGGCTGCAACGACGCAGACTGACGCAGCACCATCCTCTTCGGCACCTGAAGAGACAAATCCTCCCCCGAAAGAGACGGTCATGGAGGAAACCATTCGGGCCACGCGTGGAAAGTTGAGGAAAGCACGCTCTGGAGGAAACCGTtga
- the LOC126631195 gene encoding protein disulfide-isomerase LQY1, chloroplastic-like, with amino-acid sequence MPQAPSLPRLHSPFLSCPLKLSTSPSSLRVPHKFAGNQRSPKSHPGIRAIDLDQNTVVAISVGFASVAVGIGIPVFYETQIDSAAKRDNTQPCFPCNGTGAQKCRFCTGSGTVTVELGGGEKEVSNCINCEGVGSFTCTTCQGSGIQPRYLDRREFKDDD; translated from the exons ATGCCGCAAGCACCGTCACTCCCCCGCCTCCACTCTCCCTTCCTCTCTTGCCCCCTCAAGCTCTCCACCTCCCCTTCTTCCTTACGCGTGCCCCACAAGTTTGCAGGAAATCAACGGTCGCCAAAGTCGCATCCAGGCATCAGAGCCATTGATCTCGATCAAAACACG GTAGTGGCAATCTCAGTAGGGTTTGCGAGTGTTGCGGTTGGGATTGGCATTCCGGTTTTCTACGAAACACAGATCGACAGCGCT GCTAAGAGAGACAACACTCAGCCATGCTTCCCCTGCAACGGAACTGGCGCTC AAAAATGCAGATTCTGCACGGGGAGTGGGACGGTGACAGTAGAGCTTGGCGGGGGCGAGAAAGAGGTGTCCAACTGCATCAACTGCGAAGGGGTCGGTTCGTTTACGTGCACAACGTGTCAGGGTTCCGGGATTCAACCTCGGTACCTTGATCGCAG AGAGTTCAAAGACGATGACTGA
- the LOC126631191 gene encoding probable diphthine methyl ester synthase isoform X1 codes for MLYIVGLGLGDEKDITLRGLEAVKKCDKIFIEAYTSLLSFGISSDGLSTLEKLYGKPVTLADRETVEERADQILTAAAASDVAFLVVGDPFGATTHTDIVVRAKKLGIDVKVVHNASVMNAVGACGLQLYHYGETVSIPFFSNTWRPDSFYEKIQKNRALGLHSLCLLDIRVKEPTLESLCRGKKQYEPPRYMSINTAIEQLLEVEHNRGDSAYNEDTMCVGLARLGSEDQKIVSGTMRQLRSVDFGAPLHCLVIAGKTHPVEEEMLDFYRHSEENNPGTV; via the exons atgttGTACATTGTAGGACTGGGATTGGGGGACGAGAAGGACATAACTCTGAGAGGATTAGAGGCTGTGAAGAAATGCGACAAGATTTTCATCGAAGCCTACACTTCCCTCCTCTCCTTCGGCATCTCCTCCGACGGCCTCTCCACTCTC GAAAAACTGTACGGAAAGCCAGTGACACTTGCAGATAGAGAAACTGTGGAGGAAAGGGCCGATCAAATTCtaactgctgctgctgcttccgACGTCGCTTTCCTTGTCGTCGGCGATCCTTTTGG AGCTACGACACACACTGATATTGTGGTTCGAGCCAAGAAGTTGGGGATTGATGTCAAGGTGGTGCACAATGCGTCGGTGATGAATGCAGTTGGAGCCTGTGGATTACAACTCTACCACTACGGAGAGACAGTTTCGATACCATTCTTCAGCAATACATGGAGGCCGGATAGCTTTTATGAGAAGATTCAGAAAAATCGTGCGCTTGGGCTGCATTCGCTATGCTTGTTGG ATATACGCGTGAAGGAACCAACTCTGGAATCGTTGTGCAG AGGAAAGAAGCAGTATGAACCGCCTAGATATATGTCGATAAACACTGCAATTGAGCAGCTTCTCGAGGTTGAGCACAATCGAGGAGATTCTG CATATAATGAAGACACGATGTGTGTTGGGCTTGCTCGGCTGGGAAGTGAGGATCAGAAGATCGTTTCTGGTACGATGAGGCAACTGCGGTCGGTTGATTTTGGGGCACCTCTCCATTGCCTTGTTATAGCAGGCAAAACTCATCCAGTGGAAGAAGAAATGCTGGATTTTTACAGACATTCAGAAGAGAATAATCCTGGCACTGTTTGA
- the LOC126631191 gene encoding probable diphthine methyl ester synthase isoform X2: MLYIVGLGLGDEKDITLRGLEAVKKCDKIFIEAYTSLLSFGISSDGLSTLEKLYGKPVTLADRETVEERADQILTAAAASDVAFLVVGDPFGATTHTDIVVRAKKLGIDVKVVHNASVMNAVGACGLQLYHYGETVSIPFFSNTWRPDSFYEKIQKNHIRVKEPTLESLCRGKKQYEPPRYMSINTAIEQLLEVEHNRGDSAYNEDTMCVGLARLGSEDQKIVSGTMRQLRSVDFGAPLHCLVIAGKTHPVEEEMLDFYRHSEENNPGTV; this comes from the exons atgttGTACATTGTAGGACTGGGATTGGGGGACGAGAAGGACATAACTCTGAGAGGATTAGAGGCTGTGAAGAAATGCGACAAGATTTTCATCGAAGCCTACACTTCCCTCCTCTCCTTCGGCATCTCCTCCGACGGCCTCTCCACTCTC GAAAAACTGTACGGAAAGCCAGTGACACTTGCAGATAGAGAAACTGTGGAGGAAAGGGCCGATCAAATTCtaactgctgctgctgcttccgACGTCGCTTTCCTTGTCGTCGGCGATCCTTTTGG AGCTACGACACACACTGATATTGTGGTTCGAGCCAAGAAGTTGGGGATTGATGTCAAGGTGGTGCACAATGCGTCGGTGATGAATGCAGTTGGAGCCTGTGGATTACAACTCTACCACTACGGAGAGACAGTTTCGATACCATTCTTCAGCAATACATGGAGGCCGGATAGCTTTTATGAGAAGATTCAGAAAAATC ATATACGCGTGAAGGAACCAACTCTGGAATCGTTGTGCAG AGGAAAGAAGCAGTATGAACCGCCTAGATATATGTCGATAAACACTGCAATTGAGCAGCTTCTCGAGGTTGAGCACAATCGAGGAGATTCTG CATATAATGAAGACACGATGTGTGTTGGGCTTGCTCGGCTGGGAAGTGAGGATCAGAAGATCGTTTCTGGTACGATGAGGCAACTGCGGTCGGTTGATTTTGGGGCACCTCTCCATTGCCTTGTTATAGCAGGCAAAACTCATCCAGTGGAAGAAGAAATGCTGGATTTTTACAGACATTCAGAAGAGAATAATCCTGGCACTGTTTGA
- the LOC126631189 gene encoding L10-interacting MYB domain-containing protein-like, translating to MDNEVSRRQPNQERSRTRWTASLDKTFADLVVKQIQLGNRPNNVFDKKTWNIIRDEFNKQTDLNFNNNQLRKHLDVLRTRFYNLKSAYDQTNDFALDDSCCIEFEHLWEDLGVQTKPETIKVKDCPIYDQLCTIFADSAADGKYAQSSHYEGSDKSAGIDSAGLISCPDSEAPHSEIPSSSEPVQGKASTAEKVGKVIADRKRKRPSEAEYSAGQSRRDQEICDTMAQALSEMIAASKLRRAAAMPSDDRFSITSCIRALDEIQGIDEELYFPALDLFEDPNLRETFICLKGDQIRSTWLRGKCSKSTHG from the coding sequence ATGGATAATGAAGTTAGTCGTCGTCAGCCTAACCAAGAACGTTCGAGGACTCGGTGGACAGCGTCCCTCGATAAGACATTCGCAGACTTAGTTGTGAAGCAGATTCAGTTGGGAAACAGACCGAACAATGTGTTCGACAAGAAAACCTGGAACATTATTCGCGATGAGTTCAATAAGCAAACGGATCTCAACTTCAACAACAATCAGTTGAGGAAGCACTTGGATGTTCTGAGGACGCGGTTTTACAACCTCAAGTCGGCTTATGATCAAACGAATGACTTCGCTCTGGATGATTCTTGCTGTATCGAGTTTGAGCATCTGTGGGAGGACCTCGGGGTGCAGACTAAACCTGAGACGATTAAAGTCAAGGACTGTCCGATATATGATCAGCTGTGCACGATATTCGCAGACTCTGCAGCCGATGGGAAGTATGCTCAGTCTAGTCACTACGAGGGGTCGGACAAGTCTGCCGGAATAGACAGTGCGGGTTTGATTTCCTGTCCCGACAGTGAAGCCCCCCATTCTGAAATCCCATCATCCTCAGAGCCTGTGCAAGGCAAAGCGTCAACAGCAGAAAAGGTGGGCAAGGTTATAGCGGATAGGAAAAGGAAACGTCCATCTGAGGCAGAGTATTCCGCGGGTCAAAGCAGAAGGgatcaagaaatatgtgatacAATGGCACAAGCCCTTTCGGAGATGATTGCTGCATCAAAGTTGAGGAGAGCGGCAGCAATGCCTAGCGATGACAGATTTTCCATTACCAGTTGTATCAGAGCACTGGATGAGATACAAGGCATTGACGAAGAACTCTACTTTCCCGCTCTAGACCTGTTCGAGGACCCTAATTTGAGAGAGACATTCATCTGTTTGAAAGGCGATCAGATAAGGTCAACTTGGTTGCGAGGGAAGTGCAGTAAAAGTACGCATGGTTAG
- the LOC126631188 gene encoding endoglucanase 10-like codes for MGAKSRCKGWWAWLLVLAILGLVVGAVVLAVVKKVKKNSGGDDSAVPGPPGAITQKYSDALKLAVQFFDVQKSGQLVDNKISWRGDSGLKDGSDAKLDLSKGMYDAGDHMKFGFPMAYTATVLSWAILEYGDQMDAVNQLHTAQASLKWITDFLVNAHPKDNVLYVQVGDPKKDHACWYRPEDMTESRPVTQVNTSSPGTEVAAETAAAMASASLVFKKSDAKYSDTLLTHAKQLFTFADKNRGSYSESIPEVQQFYNSTGYGDELLWAAAWLYHATGDKEYLDYVTGENGDEFAQFGKPTWFSWDNKLAGTQVLLSRLTFFDGKDTSDNSGLQKYRKTAEAVICGLLPSSPTATKSRTDNGLIWVSEWNALQHPVAAAFLAALYSDYMLTSRSTKLECDGDTYKPSDIRKFVRSQADYVLGDNPMKMSFLVGYGDKYPEYVHHRGASIPANQKTGCKDGFKYLNSTEPNPNIAVGALVGGPFLNETYIDDRNNSKQGEPSTYNSAVIVGLLSSLVTTSSAVKSFT; via the exons ATGGGAGCTAAATCGAGGTGCAAGGGTTGGTGGGCGTGGCTGCTGGTGCTCGCGATCCTCGGCCTCGTTGTCGGCGCCGTCGTTCTCGCCGTCgtcaagaaagtaaagaaaaacTCCGGCGGCGACGACAGTGCGGTTCCCGGGCCTCCCGGCGCCATTACCCAGAAATACTCCGACGCTCTCAAACTCGCCGTCCAATTCTTCGACGTCCAGAAAt CTGGTCAGTTGGTCGATAACAAGATATCGTGGAGAGGGGATTCGGGTCTGAAAGATGGAAGTGATGCAAAGTTGGATTTGTCCAAGGGAATGTATGATGCTGGGGATCACATGAAGTTTGGTTTTCCAATGGCGTATACCGCCACAGTGTTGTCGTGGGCGATTCTTGAGTATGGTGATCAGATGGATGCGGTGAATCAGTTACATACTGCTCAAGCCTCTCTCAAGTGGATCACTGACTTCCTTGTCAATGCTCATCCCAAGGACAATGTGCTCTACGTTCAG GTAGGTGACCCTAAAAAGGACCATGCATGTTGGTATAGGCCGGAAGACATGACCGAGAGTAGGCCAGTCACACAGGTTAACACATCCTCTCCAGGAACGGAGGTTGCAGCTGAAACTGCAGCAGCTATGGCTTCAGCGTCTCTGGTCTTCAAGAAAAGTGATGCCAAATATTCAGATACGCTTCTCACGCACGCCAAACAGTTATTTACTTTTGCTGACAAAAACAGAGGTTCTTACAGTGAAAGCATCCCTGAGGTCCAGCAATTTTACAATTCAACGGGATATGGAGACGAGCTTTTGTGGGCAGCAGCCTGGCTTTACCATGCAACTGGGGATAAGGAATACCTTGATTACGTCACAGGGGAGAATGGAGATGAGTTTGCTCAATTTGGTAAACCGACATGGTTCAGTTGGGATAACAAGCTTGCAGGAACCCAG GTTTTGCTTTCAAGGTTGACCTTCTTTGATGGGAAGGACACCTCAGACAATTCCGGCCTTCAAAAGTACAGGAAAACAGCTGAGGCTGTTATATGTGGCCTCCTGCCAAGCTCGCCAACAGCCACGAAGAGCAGAACAGACA ATGGTCTGATCTGGGTCAGTGAATGGAATGCTCTGCAGCATCCGGTTGCTGCTGCTTTCCTAGCTGCTCTTTACAGTGACTACATGCTTACATCTCGCTCCACAAAACTAGAGTGCGATGGAGATACCTATAAGCCATCGGATATTCGGAAATTTGTTAGATCTCAG GCGGATTATGTCTTGGGCGACAATCCTATGAAAATGAGCTTTCTTGTCGGGTACGGGGATAAATATCCCGAATACGTACACCACAGAGGAGCTTCTATCCCGGCTAATCAGAAGACTGGCTGCAAAGATGGATTCAAGTACCTTAACTCAACTGAACCCAACCCTAATATAGCCGTTGGAGCACTTGTCGGCGGGCCATTCCTAAACGAAACATACATTGATGACCGGAACAACTCGAAGCAAGGGGAGCCGAGCACATACAACAGTGCCGTCATTGTTGGCCTTCTGTCAAGTTTGGTGACAACCTCTTCAGCAGTTAAATCCTTCACCTAG
- the LOC126631194 gene encoding cytokinin riboside 5'-monophosphate phosphoribohydrolase LOG1-like has protein sequence MENQQQIAKESRFRRICVFCGSSAGKNPSYQLAAVQLGKELVEKHIDLVYGGGSIGLMGQISQVVYDGGRHVLGVIPTTLMPREITGESVGEIRAVSSMHQRKAEMARQADAFIALPGGYGTLEELLEMITWAQLGIHDKPVGLLNVDGYYNSLLSFIDKAVDEGFIDLAARHIIVSAETPCELMCKLEEYAPEHSGLSWEMEQQLEYKAKSDIAR, from the exons ATGGAAAATCAGCAGCAGATTGCAAAGGAATCGAGATTCAGGCGTATCTGCGTTTTCTGTGGCAGCAGTGCTGGCAAGAACCCGAGCTACCAGCTTGCTGCCGTTCAACTCGGCAAAGAATTG GTTGAAAAACACATTGACTTGGTTTATGGAGGAGGAAGCATTGGGTTGATGGGTCAGATCTCTCAAGTTGTCTATGATGGTGGCCGCCACGTGTTGGG AGTAATTCCCACAACCCTCATGCCAAGAGAg ATCACAGGAGAGTCAGTGGGAGAAATAAGAGCTGTATCAAGCATGCACCAACGCAAAGCAGAAATGGCTCGCCAAGCTGATGCATTCATTGCCTTGCCAG GTGGCTATGGGACCTTGGAAGAACTGTTGGAAATGATCACTTGGGCACAGTTGGGAATCCATGATAAGCCG GTGGGGTTGTTAAATGTGGATGGATACTACAACTCACTGCTATCGTTCATAGACAAGGCTGTGGACGAAGGTTTCATTGACCTTGCAGCTCGTCATATTATTGTCTCTGCCGAAACTCCCTGCGAACTCATGTGCAAACTAGAG GAATATGCTCCAGAGCATTCCGGGCTGAGTTGGGAGATGGAGCAACAACTGGAATACAAGGCAAAGTCAGACATTGCTCGTTGA